The following proteins come from a genomic window of Halomarina ordinaria:
- a CDS encoding MFS transporter — protein MSRRSRGASGSWRSVAAVAGWQTAASLCYYSIFAATGFVREAFDLSATLVGVFLTAALLGYTVALFPSGAAVDALGEKRVMVAGLVALSVAALCVSVAPSYALLLLAGTLLGSAYSTAMPGSNRGIVASAPAGRENLAMGVKQVGVTAGSGAASLVVTGVAAVAAWQAGFWVVAALAGGYALGFVALYDGTEGSGRLAWPDLSGLGANRPYVLLVVAGLFVGATIFTTLGYVVLYVEDVVGGSVAAGGVVLALAQVTGSVGRVAAGGLADRLGGARGAATVALVQVGVAAGLFVLLARGTASLAVASLLFAGVGVSVLGSTGVFYSCLSDLVRAEDIGAATAGGQTAINVGGLAAPPLFGLLADGVGYAAGWWLLAGCSVAATLLLVAVRRDLRGPGTRV, from the coding sequence GTGAGTCGGCGTTCGCGAGGCGCGTCGGGGAGTTGGCGGTCGGTCGCGGCGGTCGCCGGCTGGCAGACCGCCGCGAGCCTCTGTTACTACAGTATCTTCGCCGCGACGGGGTTCGTCCGGGAGGCGTTCGACCTCTCGGCGACGCTCGTCGGCGTCTTCCTCACGGCGGCGCTCCTCGGGTACACGGTGGCGCTCTTCCCGAGCGGCGCGGCCGTCGACGCCCTCGGCGAGAAGCGCGTGATGGTCGCGGGGCTGGTCGCGCTGAGCGTCGCCGCCCTCTGCGTCTCGGTCGCCCCGTCGTACGCCCTGTTGTTGCTCGCGGGCACCCTCCTCGGGTCGGCCTACTCGACGGCGATGCCGGGGTCGAACCGGGGGATCGTCGCCAGCGCGCCGGCCGGCCGCGAGAACCTCGCCATGGGGGTGAAGCAGGTCGGCGTCACCGCCGGGAGCGGCGCGGCGTCGCTCGTCGTGACGGGCGTCGCGGCCGTCGCCGCCTGGCAGGCCGGGTTCTGGGTGGTCGCGGCGCTCGCCGGCGGCTACGCCCTCGGCTTCGTCGCGCTGTACGACGGCACCGAGGGGTCCGGGCGACTCGCGTGGCCGGACCTCTCCGGCCTCGGTGCGAACCGTCCCTACGTCCTCCTGGTCGTCGCGGGGCTGTTCGTCGGCGCGACCATCTTCACCACGCTCGGCTACGTCGTCCTCTACGTCGAGGACGTGGTCGGGGGGAGCGTCGCCGCGGGTGGGGTCGTCCTCGCGCTCGCGCAGGTGACCGGGAGCGTCGGGCGCGTCGCCGCGGGCGGCCTCGCCGACCGACTGGGCGGGGCGCGCGGCGCCGCCACCGTCGCGCTCGTCCAGGTGGGCGTCGCCGCCGGCCTGTTCGTCCTGCTCGCGCGCGGCACCGCCTCGCTCGCCGTCGCGTCGCTCCTGTTCGCCGGCGTCGGCGTCTCCGTCCTCGGGTCGACGGGCGTCTTCTACTCCTGCCTGAGCGACCTCGTGCGCGCGGAGGACATCGGCGCGGCGACCGCCGGCGGGCAGACGGCCATCAACGTCGGCGGCCTCGCTGCCCCGCCGCTGTTCGGCCTCCTCGCCGACGGGGTAGGGTACGCTGCCGGGTGGTGGCTGCTTGCGGGCTGTTCGGTCGCCGCGACGCTGTTGCTCGTCGCGGTCAGGCGCGACCTCCGCGGTCCCGGAACGAGAGTTTAA
- a CDS encoding DHH family phosphoesterase, translating into MTGPVPALDDAAAACADRLREADSVLLASHIDADGLTSAAVASAALARAGIDFETVFKKQLDAHEVATIAATDHETVLFTDFGSGQLDDIARHEAAGDFTPIVADHHRPADAETEFHLNPLLFGLDGASELSGAGAAYVLARALEGEGDNRDLAALAVVGAVGDMQASEGALHGANEGIVCEGVEADVIGEATDLALYGRQTRPLPKLLQYADVPIPGIANNEAGSVAFLSELDVDLKRDGEWRTWAALDDDERRTVVSALLRRAVTRGVPAHRIDDLVGTSYTLLDETVGTELRDASEYSTLLNATARYERADVGLAVCLGDRDGALDRARDLLRNHRRNLSEGLRWVQNEGVTREEHLQWFDAGTRIRETIVGIVAGMAVGTEGIDRDAPIVAFASKSDEETKVSARGTHALVRRGLDLSTVMGEASASVGGKGGGHDVAAGATIPAGSERAFVECANRIIGEQLE; encoded by the coding sequence GTGACCGGCCCCGTTCCCGCCCTCGACGACGCCGCCGCCGCCTGTGCCGACCGACTGCGCGAGGCCGACTCCGTCCTGCTCGCCTCCCACATCGACGCCGACGGCCTCACGAGCGCCGCCGTCGCGAGCGCGGCCCTCGCGCGCGCCGGCATCGACTTCGAGACGGTGTTCAAGAAGCAACTCGACGCCCACGAGGTCGCCACCATCGCCGCGACCGACCACGAGACGGTGCTGTTCACCGACTTCGGCAGCGGCCAGCTCGACGACATCGCCCGACACGAGGCGGCCGGCGACTTCACGCCCATCGTCGCCGACCACCACCGACCGGCGGACGCCGAGACCGAGTTCCACCTCAACCCGCTGCTGTTCGGCCTCGACGGCGCGAGCGAACTCTCCGGTGCGGGCGCGGCGTACGTCCTCGCGCGGGCGCTCGAAGGCGAGGGCGACAACCGCGACCTCGCCGCACTCGCCGTCGTCGGCGCCGTCGGCGACATGCAGGCCTCGGAGGGCGCGCTCCACGGCGCTAACGAGGGCATCGTCTGCGAGGGGGTCGAGGCGGACGTCATCGGGGAGGCGACGGACCTCGCGCTCTACGGCCGCCAGACCCGCCCGCTCCCGAAGCTCCTCCAGTACGCCGACGTCCCCATCCCCGGCATCGCGAACAACGAGGCGGGGAGCGTCGCCTTCCTCTCGGAACTCGACGTCGACCTCAAGCGCGACGGCGAGTGGCGGACCTGGGCCGCCCTCGACGACGACGAACGACGGACGGTCGTCAGCGCGCTCCTCCGGCGCGCCGTCACGCGCGGCGTCCCCGCCCACCGTATCGACGACCTCGTCGGCACCTCCTACACCCTGCTCGACGAGACGGTAGGGACCGAACTGCGCGACGCCAGCGAGTACTCGACGCTCCTCAACGCCACCGCGCGCTACGAGCGCGCCGACGTCGGCCTCGCGGTCTGTCTCGGCGACCGGGACGGGGCGCTCGACCGCGCGCGCGACCTGCTGCGCAACCACCGGCGCAACCTCTCGGAGGGCCTGCGCTGGGTGCAGAACGAGGGCGTCACCCGCGAGGAGCACCTCCAGTGGTTCGACGCCGGGACCCGCATCCGCGAGACCATCGTCGGCATCGTCGCCGGGATGGCCGTCGGCACGGAGGGCATCGACCGCGACGCGCCCATCGTCGCCTTCGCCTCGAAGAGCGACGAGGAGACGAAGGTCTCCGCCCGCGGGACGCACGCACTCGTGCGACGTGGCCTCGACCTCTCGACGGTGATGGGCGAGGCGAGCGCGAGCGTCGGCGGAAAGGGCGGCGGCCACGACGTCGCCGCCGGCGCGACCATCCCCGCCGGGAGCGAGCGGGCGTTCGTCGAGTGCGCGAACCGGATTATCGGCGAACAGCTGGAGTAG
- a CDS encoding universal stress protein, protein MYTRIVIAVDGSDEAKEAARRGLELARVFEASVDVLHVVERKALRLTTAGDERDRLRERGRAVLTEIADLASDLGQPVETELREGKPAAEVSDFASERGADLVVVGRQGTTGLGRRLLGGVTEQVLHRSDVPVFVVPDGDQGPVTSSTYTRLLLPTDGSENADAAARHGTSLARQYGAAVHVLNVVDIQAAGGLFSAGGLEKEFVDRLESRGRDAVQRVERAVGETAPELDVETAVVRTTSFDGVAPEIREYVADQAIDAVVMGSHGRSNLGRQLLGSVASTVLRTVDVPVLVVKRES, encoded by the coding sequence ATGTACACCCGAATCGTAATCGCCGTCGACGGGAGCGACGAGGCGAAGGAGGCGGCGAGGCGTGGTCTCGAACTCGCGCGTGTCTTCGAGGCATCCGTCGACGTTCTCCACGTCGTCGAGCGGAAGGCACTCCGGTTGACGACGGCGGGCGACGAGCGGGACCGGCTTCGAGAACGGGGCCGGGCCGTCCTCACCGAGATAGCGGACCTCGCGTCGGACCTCGGCCAGCCCGTGGAGACGGAACTCCGCGAGGGAAAGCCCGCAGCCGAGGTGAGCGACTTCGCCTCGGAGCGGGGTGCCGACCTCGTCGTCGTGGGACGACAGGGGACGACCGGCCTCGGAAGACGCCTCCTCGGCGGCGTCACCGAGCAGGTCCTCCACCGGAGTGACGTCCCCGTGTTCGTCGTGCCCGACGGTGACCAGGGACCCGTCACGTCGAGCACCTACACCCGTCTCCTCCTCCCGACCGACGGGAGCGAAAACGCCGACGCCGCCGCCCGGCACGGGACGTCGCTCGCTCGGCAGTACGGGGCTGCCGTCCACGTCCTGAACGTCGTCGATATCCAGGCGGCCGGCGGGCTGTTCAGTGCGGGTGGTCTCGAGAAGGAGTTCGTCGACCGACTCGAGTCGAGGGGGAGAGACGCCGTCCAGCGAGTCGAACGAGCCGTCGGCGAGACCGCCCCCGAGCTGGACGTCGAGACTGCCGTCGTTCGGACGACGTCGTTCGACGGTGTCGCTCCGGAGATTCGCGAGTACGTCGCCGACCAGGCGATCGACGCGGTGGTGATGGGGTCGCACGGCCGGTCGAATCTCGGGCGTCAGTTGCTCGGCAGCGTCGCCTCGACGGTCCTGCGGACGGTCGACGTCCCGGTCCTGGTCGTCAAACGGGAGTCGTAG
- a CDS encoding winged helix-turn-helix transcriptional regulator, translating to MPSDPGERYSEEACFVIDSLQQIGSQWRLIVLHDLQDGEKRFNELKRSTGASSRTLSRVLDDLQELGFVNRRMEEDAPVATFYSLTEKGSSLCPVFDQIEAWAEEWLGESIVDAEA from the coding sequence GTGCCATCTGACCCCGGCGAACGATACAGCGAGGAGGCGTGTTTCGTCATCGACTCGCTCCAGCAGATCGGTTCCCAGTGGCGACTCATCGTCCTCCACGACCTCCAGGACGGCGAGAAGCGGTTCAACGAACTGAAGCGCTCGACCGGCGCGAGTTCGCGCACCCTCTCGCGCGTGCTCGACGACCTCCAGGAACTGGGCTTCGTGAACCGCCGCATGGAGGAGGACGCCCCCGTGGCGACGTTCTACAGCCTCACCGAGAAGGGGAGTTCGCTCTGTCCGGTCTTCGACCAGATAGAGGCCTGGGCCGAGGAGTGGCTGGGCGAGTCCATCGTCGACGCCGAAGCGTAG
- a CDS encoding ring-cleaving dioxygenase yields MTDTIPGLHHVTAIASDPQANVDFYTDVLGLRLVKRTVNFDDKFTYHLYYGDETGTPGTVLTFFPFAGAVGGRVGAGQTSATVFVVPPESVDYWVDRLDDLGVDRDAPAERFEETVVPFRDHDGQPFELVTGESDVEPWADGPVPAEHAIRGFHGVTLHSLDVDATAAVLETMGYERLASEDAGDGAGERVRYVAPGERAEFVDLVGGGERGRQGVGTVHHVAFRTDDDASQEAWRDRLVDAGMSVTPVKDRQYFRSIYFREPGGVLFEIATDGPGFTRDESVEALGSDLQLPPWLEEDRETIESQLPPLPAGETA; encoded by the coding sequence ATGACAGACACCATCCCCGGACTCCACCACGTGACGGCCATCGCGAGCGACCCGCAGGCGAACGTCGACTTCTACACCGACGTCCTCGGCCTGCGCCTCGTCAAGCGTACCGTCAACTTCGACGACAAGTTCACCTACCACCTCTACTACGGCGACGAGACGGGCACGCCGGGCACCGTCCTGACGTTCTTCCCGTTCGCGGGGGCCGTCGGGGGACGCGTCGGCGCCGGGCAGACGAGCGCCACGGTGTTCGTCGTCCCCCCGGAGTCGGTCGACTACTGGGTCGACCGACTCGACGACCTGGGGGTCGACCGCGACGCGCCCGCGGAGCGCTTCGAGGAGACGGTTGTCCCCTTCCGCGACCACGACGGCCAGCCGTTCGAACTCGTCACCGGCGAGTCCGACGTCGAGCCGTGGGCGGACGGTCCCGTCCCGGCCGAGCACGCGATTCGAGGTTTCCACGGCGTGACGCTCCACTCGCTCGACGTCGACGCGACGGCCGCCGTCCTCGAGACGATGGGCTACGAGCGCCTCGCGAGCGAGGACGCGGGCGACGGAGCGGGTGAGCGCGTCCGTTACGTCGCACCCGGCGAGCGCGCCGAGTTCGTCGACCTCGTGGGCGGCGGCGAGCGCGGTCGGCAGGGCGTCGGCACGGTCCACCACGTCGCCTTCCGGACCGACGACGACGCCTCCCAGGAGGCGTGGCGCGACCGACTCGTCGACGCCGGCATGTCGGTCACCCCCGTCAAGGACCGCCAGTACTTCCGCTCCATCTACTTCCGCGAACCCGGCGGCGTCCTGTTCGAAATCGCCACCGACGGGCCGGGGTTCACCCGCGACGAGTCGGTCGAGGCCCTCGGGAGCGACCTGCAACTCCCGCCGTGGCTGGAGGAGGACCGCGAGACCATCGAGTCGCAACTCCCGCCGCTCCCGGCGGGTGAGACGGCGTGA
- a CDS encoding alpha/beta hydrolase, producing the protein MSAPDDPHGSQRLASSGAPLPAAEAAVVLVHGRGATAESILDMAGEFHARGVAYLAPQAAGNTWYPYSFLAPTEQNQPKLDSALRAVGNAVETAVEAGIPHERVVVVGFSQGACLSSEFLARHARRYGGFAALSGGLVGPEGTPREYEGSFDGTPVFLGCSDTDPHIPLERVKETVRVFEAMDADVDERIYPGMGHGVNEDELDAVRELVEAVAPSE; encoded by the coding sequence GTGAGCGCGCCCGACGACCCCCACGGTAGCCAGCGCCTCGCCAGTTCGGGCGCGCCGCTCCCCGCCGCCGAGGCAGCCGTCGTCCTCGTGCACGGCCGGGGTGCCACCGCCGAGAGCATCCTCGACATGGCCGGTGAGTTCCACGCCCGCGGCGTCGCCTACCTCGCCCCGCAGGCCGCCGGCAACACCTGGTATCCCTACTCCTTCCTCGCGCCGACCGAACAGAACCAGCCGAAACTGGACTCCGCCCTCCGGGCGGTCGGGAACGCCGTCGAGACGGCGGTCGAGGCGGGCATCCCCCACGAGCGAGTCGTCGTCGTCGGCTTCTCGCAGGGGGCCTGTCTCTCCTCGGAGTTCCTCGCACGTCACGCACGGCGCTACGGCGGGTTCGCGGCGCTGAGCGGCGGCCTCGTCGGTCCGGAGGGGACCCCGAGGGAGTACGAGGGGTCGTTCGACGGGACGCCCGTCTTCCTCGGCTGTAGCGACACCGACCCCCACATCCCGCTCGAACGGGTGAAGGAGACCGTTCGAGTGTTCGAGGCCATGGACGCCGACGTCGACGAGCGCATCTACCCCGGGATGGGCCACGGCGTCAACGAGGACGAACTCGACGCGGTGCGCGAGTTGGTCGAGGCGGTAGCGCCGAGCGAGTGA
- a CDS encoding DUF5783 family protein produces MSEFDPERFEDKYVHYFTELQEAYRHAFERMNERYDSTLIHAIDQQVLNESEPFYERGEGGPFAGEFRIDLPPNPYERLDGVVVERERFDAILEEYVDELRAQHRRVFGFEER; encoded by the coding sequence ATGAGCGAGTTCGACCCCGAGCGGTTCGAGGACAAGTACGTCCACTACTTCACGGAGCTCCAGGAGGCCTACAGGCACGCGTTCGAGCGGATGAACGAGCGCTACGACTCGACGCTGATTCACGCCATCGACCAGCAGGTGCTCAACGAGTCCGAACCGTTCTACGAGCGCGGGGAGGGGGGCCCCTTCGCCGGGGAGTTCCGCATCGACCTGCCGCCGAACCCCTACGAGCGACTGGACGGCGTGGTCGTCGAGCGCGAGCGGTTCGACGCCATCCTGGAGGAGTACGTCGACGAACTGCGCGCCCAGCACCGCCGGGTGTTCGGGTTCGAGGAGCGGTGA
- a CDS encoding NifU family protein has product MSTESAKTEDDLREEVTNFLRRNFPQIQMHGGSAAITNLDVESGSVSLQLGGACSGCGISPMTIQAIKTRMTKEIPEITQVHADTGMGGGGGGMSPSFPGETRGGDLDSDDDEGPQAPF; this is encoded by the coding sequence ATGAGTACGGAATCCGCCAAGACCGAGGACGACCTGCGCGAGGAAGTGACGAACTTCCTGCGGCGCAACTTCCCGCAGATTCAGATGCACGGCGGGAGTGCGGCCATCACGAACCTCGACGTGGAGTCGGGGTCCGTCTCGCTCCAGCTGGGCGGCGCCTGCAGTGGCTGTGGCATCTCGCCGATGACCATCCAGGCCATCAAGACCCGCATGACCAAGGAGATACCCGAGATCACGCAGGTCCACGCCGACACCGGCATGGGTGGCGGCGGTGGCGGGATGTCGCCGTCGTTCCCCGGCGAGACCCGCGGCGGCGACCTCGACAGCGACGACGACGAAGGCCCACAGGCCCCCTTCTGA